The Christiangramia flava JLT2011 genome has a segment encoding these proteins:
- a CDS encoding TraG family conjugative transposon ATPase: MKKINLSSHWPIAGCRDNIIFANNGNVLGGYEVSLPEIYSLSEKDFEDIHATWFQAIKSLPVATVIHKQDIYFKKEFTAEQLPNNTFLEKATRQHFEGREYMEHRCLLYFVLTKNKALNNAKYINPFRKVSRSIINKLDERVQEFMTAVNDSVSFLNNSRKLSLQPLDPKDISDLTHNYFNGFNSGYDTDVLLNKQHLHAGRHYFDVLAINSELCFGESVKTSNTNEKFTSDDFIFHQGFVDGLGLTLKENHILNQILYLDDKHKWRKLLDKKVEELSRSSGFGSQNKVVLAKIQEILTQINSDDNSRIIRGHFNIIYWSDQAKDLERIGSKIKAELKELDILPYYPRGEERKNYILNSYCCFSSNFSNEDLYVTDLKHALCLFINNTNYKSDSTGVIFNDREHNLPILKDVWDERKRRIKARNFTIFAPTGEGKSFLANNILRQYFESGVRLVIIDLGGSYTKFARLYPDKYTILHYEHGKNLGINPFYISSPRDVGPEHLEDLSMFLFELLASNLKVTKAQSVSIKKILRYYYISVKENHSLDSFYTFIEQNQTNLLKKLKIHPDYFNVLNFLHVLSEYVGDGLYSFLFAASGDQTYRIEDKQLIIFELDEVKDNKEILSVMLKLIKSAIQRSIWKNRQEKGIILFDEFAKQLKFENVLESVEFYYQAIRKQNGAIGIILQSINQLPDNATSASILENTQVIYSLNNEKGYQALVDRLHLSSHDHKQLKSIKNNLTGPRKYTEMFIKIGRQSNIFRLEVPPEVYAAYLTDGEENTQIMALYDQLGNMEEAIKTFIHLKNPKK; the protein is encoded by the coding sequence ATGAAAAAGATTAACCTCTCTTCTCACTGGCCCATAGCGGGTTGCAGGGACAACATCATCTTTGCAAATAATGGCAATGTACTAGGAGGTTACGAAGTAAGCCTTCCTGAGATATACTCACTATCTGAAAAGGATTTTGAAGATATTCATGCTACATGGTTTCAGGCAATCAAATCACTGCCTGTTGCAACGGTAATTCACAAACAGGACATTTATTTTAAAAAAGAATTTACTGCAGAGCAGTTACCCAATAATACATTTCTGGAAAAAGCAACCCGGCAGCATTTCGAAGGTAGGGAATATATGGAACACCGATGCCTGTTATATTTTGTTTTAACTAAAAACAAAGCCTTAAACAATGCCAAATATATAAACCCTTTTCGAAAGGTCTCAAGAAGTATTATAAATAAACTGGATGAAAGAGTTCAGGAATTTATGACCGCGGTAAACGATTCCGTTTCATTTTTAAATAATAGCAGAAAACTTTCCTTACAACCCTTAGATCCAAAGGACATTTCAGATTTGACCCATAATTATTTCAATGGGTTTAATTCAGGCTATGACACGGATGTCCTTTTGAATAAACAGCATCTTCATGCGGGCAGACATTATTTTGATGTCCTTGCCATCAACAGTGAACTATGTTTCGGTGAAAGTGTGAAGACGAGCAATACCAATGAAAAATTCACCTCTGACGATTTTATATTTCACCAGGGGTTTGTGGATGGCTTGGGGCTTACCTTAAAAGAAAACCATATCCTCAATCAGATCCTTTACCTGGATGATAAACACAAATGGCGGAAGCTACTGGATAAAAAGGTAGAAGAGCTAAGCAGGAGTTCCGGTTTTGGTTCTCAGAATAAGGTGGTTCTGGCTAAAATCCAGGAAATCCTTACTCAAATCAATTCCGATGACAATTCCAGGATCATACGCGGTCATTTCAATATCATATACTGGTCAGACCAGGCGAAGGATCTGGAAAGAATTGGATCGAAAATAAAAGCCGAACTTAAAGAGTTGGATATCCTTCCTTATTATCCACGGGGAGAAGAACGGAAAAATTATATACTAAACAGTTATTGCTGTTTTTCCTCGAATTTCTCCAATGAAGATCTCTACGTCACTGATCTAAAACACGCATTATGCCTCTTTATTAATAATACCAATTATAAATCTGACAGCACCGGGGTTATATTCAATGATCGGGAGCACAATCTGCCGATCCTGAAAGATGTCTGGGATGAACGTAAGAGGCGGATCAAAGCAAGGAACTTTACCATCTTCGCCCCTACCGGTGAAGGTAAATCCTTTTTGGCTAACAACATCCTTCGGCAGTATTTTGAAAGTGGCGTTCGCCTGGTCATCATTGATCTTGGAGGCTCCTATACGAAATTCGCCAGGCTCTATCCCGACAAGTATACCATACTACACTATGAGCATGGTAAGAATTTAGGGATCAATCCTTTTTATATCTCCAGTCCCCGGGATGTGGGGCCGGAACACCTGGAGGATCTATCTATGTTTCTTTTTGAACTTCTGGCATCCAATTTAAAAGTTACCAAAGCGCAGTCTGTATCCATAAAAAAGATCCTACGATATTACTACATCAGCGTCAAAGAGAATCATTCTTTAGATAGTTTCTACACCTTCATTGAGCAAAACCAGACAAATCTGCTTAAAAAACTTAAAATCCATCCCGACTACTTCAATGTCCTCAATTTTCTGCACGTGCTATCGGAGTATGTCGGCGATGGTCTATATAGCTTTTTGTTTGCCGCCAGCGGTGATCAGACTTACAGGATTGAAGATAAGCAACTGATTATTTTTGAACTTGACGAAGTAAAGGATAACAAAGAGATTCTTTCGGTAATGCTAAAGCTGATTAAGTCTGCTATTCAGCGTAGCATTTGGAAAAACCGTCAAGAAAAAGGAATTATATTATTTGATGAATTTGCCAAGCAATTAAAGTTTGAAAATGTACTGGAAAGTGTTGAATTCTATTACCAGGCGATCCGAAAACAGAATGGCGCCATTGGAATTATCTTACAGTCTATAAATCAACTTCCCGATAATGCTACATCAGCCAGTATCTTAGAGAATACTCAGGTGATCTATAGCCTGAACAACGAGAAAGGTTATCAGGCACTCGTAGATCGACTGCATCTTTCCAGTCATGATCATAAGCAGTTAAAATCTATTAAGAATAATCTTACGGGACCTCGCAAGTATACTGAGATGTTCATAAAAATAGGCCGGCAAAGTAACATTTTCCGTCTAGAAGTACCTCCTGAAGTGTATGCAGCATATCTCACCGATGGGGAGGAAAATACCCAGATCATGGCGCTATATGATCAACTCGGCAATATGGAGGAAGCTATCAAAACATTTATTCACCTTAAAAATCCAAAAAAATGA
- a CDS encoding ATPase, with protein MDNPCKIVEGGIEYSLGNYDGSYVQYDFSKILIYLNCKGKLLFGKRFKIYKEDKVILLKLCSYFTRDEINCKKYGLDINKGILLSGPVGCGKTSLMKLLRHVVPQQRPYEMIPSRNVSFSFNHLGYKTIEDYGNTKFFCFDDLGVEPPGRFYGKDLNVMGEVLLSRYELYLDTKHRIKTHATTNLNAEELESRYGNRVRSRMRELFNLIAFDETAKDKRK; from the coding sequence ATGGACAACCCTTGTAAAATAGTAGAAGGAGGCATAGAATATTCCCTAGGTAATTATGATGGAAGTTACGTTCAGTATGATTTTTCCAAGATCCTGATCTATCTCAACTGTAAGGGCAAGCTTCTATTTGGAAAGCGATTCAAAATCTATAAGGAAGATAAAGTAATCCTTCTAAAACTCTGTTCTTATTTCACCCGGGATGAGATTAATTGCAAAAAATATGGGCTTGATATCAATAAAGGGATTCTATTATCCGGACCGGTTGGATGCGGGAAAACATCGCTAATGAAGCTCTTACGGCATGTCGTTCCTCAACAACGGCCTTACGAGATGATACCCAGCCGGAATGTCTCCTTTAGTTTCAATCATCTCGGCTATAAGACCATTGAAGATTACGGCAACACAAAATTCTTCTGTTTTGATGACCTGGGGGTGGAACCTCCAGGGAGGTTTTATGGCAAAGATCTGAATGTTATGGGAGAGGTACTTTTGTCAAGGTATGAACTTTACCTGGATACCAAACATAGAATAAAAACTCATGCCACTACGAATTTAAATGCCGAAGAACTGGAAAGTAGATACGGTAACAGAGTTCGTAGCCGAATGCGGGAACTTTTTAATCTTATTGCCTTTGACGAAACTGCGAAGGATAAACGGAAATAA
- a CDS encoding conjugal transfer protein TraK, translating to MKTPYKDIYTVLKLNRFLVLAIVISAQIFSAFALWVTFTTNRKALNSAFAINNDGSIIPLKLVTQKENFRVEALAHLSLFHTYFYDIDANSYEKNLEKALWLGNGSVADLYRQKRADGVYNRLLQYSLVQKVQSIESDIEEMEDHYRFRTTTIFEINRGTVVDTYELISTGKLITVDRHFPNNPHGLLITDYFENSLRKIIPES from the coding sequence ATGAAAACACCATATAAAGATATTTACACCGTATTAAAACTTAATCGGTTTTTGGTTTTAGCAATCGTTATCAGCGCACAAATATTCAGTGCTTTTGCTCTGTGGGTTACATTCACAACTAATAGAAAAGCCTTGAATTCAGCTTTTGCGATCAATAATGACGGAAGTATTATTCCCTTAAAACTGGTTACACAAAAAGAGAATTTCAGGGTGGAAGCATTAGCACACCTAAGCTTATTCCATACCTATTTTTATGATATTGATGCTAACAGTTATGAGAAAAATCTTGAAAAGGCATTATGGCTGGGAAATGGTTCTGTAGCCGACTTATATCGACAGAAAAGGGCTGATGGGGTATATAATCGTCTGCTTCAGTATTCTCTGGTTCAAAAAGTACAAAGTATAGAGTCGGATATTGAAGAGATGGAGGATCATTACAGATTCCGAACAACGACCATTTTTGAAATCAATCGGGGCACTGTTGTCGACACCTATGAACTTATTTCCACAGGAAAACTTATAACAGTAGATCGGCATTTCCCTAATAATCCACATGGCCTTCTGATCACGGATTACTTTGAAAACAGCCTTAGAAAGATAATTCCGGAATCCTAA
- a CDS encoding conjugal transfer protein, giving the protein MMIMVITMALLASGPMLAQGMPVYDNTNFISLVKSLVESAKQTANLVKTVNFLKAQKENIEKVNGVIKDLQAVREIGRNNQRLINVMQNDLRDILDSPYIKPDEVTRVTESFNTVVENSLATMDFIDEILSSDHLKMTDAERAEVLKQKELESQEMVNDVRLKTKRYQQIISFRKMQDKINNRETSF; this is encoded by the coding sequence ATGATGATCATGGTCATAACGATGGCTCTGCTTGCATCAGGCCCCATGTTAGCCCAGGGAATGCCTGTATATGACAACACGAATTTTATCAGTCTGGTCAAATCGCTGGTAGAATCTGCTAAACAAACTGCCAATCTGGTAAAGACGGTTAATTTTCTAAAAGCTCAGAAGGAGAATATTGAAAAGGTCAATGGTGTAATTAAGGATTTACAGGCTGTCAGGGAGATCGGCAGAAATAATCAGCGATTAATTAATGTTATGCAGAATGATCTTCGAGATATTCTGGATTCTCCCTATATCAAACCCGATGAAGTAACAAGGGTGACCGAATCTTTTAATACGGTGGTGGAGAATTCCCTGGCAACGATGGATTTTATCGATGAGATCTTATCCAGTGATCATTTGAAAATGACTGATGCAGAACGGGCCGAGGTTTTAAAGCAAAAGGAATTGGAAAGCCAGGAAATGGTGAACGATGTTCGATTAAAGACCAAACGGTATCAGCAGATCATCTCATTTCGAAAAATGCAGGATAAGATCAATAACCGGGAAACCAGCTTTTAA
- a CDS encoding DUF4138 domain-containing protein has translation MKPYLLISAILLTTAQLYSQKMERLDTIFANEYKNVALFFPQPISQAITGADHFVFTHNRERQQHFGLLQAKPGTESNLLVIDAGGSVYSYILKYKKQLSRLNYFVRSTERIGTEKRDISVTAKETKLQKKKLEKDIHYLNFCSYLLGKKEKIGRLKTKNQGILLSIENIVFNQNELYFVIQIENESSLDYDVNFLNLSVKTRQKGKKKSMQTIIKESIFKYKTPVKIKEGQRARLVYVFPKFSLSNDRHVLVELNEGKGERDLLLKVSHRFINNPN, from the coding sequence ATGAAACCATATCTTCTAATTTCCGCGATCCTTTTAACTACCGCCCAACTTTATTCTCAAAAGATGGAACGTTTGGACACGATATTTGCCAATGAGTATAAAAACGTGGCCTTATTTTTTCCTCAGCCTATCAGCCAGGCTATTACCGGTGCGGACCATTTCGTGTTCACCCACAACAGAGAAAGACAGCAACATTTTGGCTTATTACAGGCCAAACCGGGTACAGAAAGTAATCTTCTAGTCATAGATGCTGGTGGGTCGGTCTACTCTTATATTCTGAAATATAAGAAGCAGCTTTCCAGATTAAATTATTTTGTGCGGAGTACAGAACGTATTGGCACTGAAAAACGCGATATATCCGTTACTGCTAAGGAAACAAAACTCCAAAAGAAAAAGCTAGAAAAGGATATTCACTATCTAAATTTTTGTTCCTATCTACTGGGTAAAAAAGAAAAGATTGGCAGGTTAAAGACAAAAAATCAGGGTATTCTGTTAAGTATTGAGAATATAGTTTTCAACCAAAATGAATTGTATTTTGTCATTCAGATTGAAAATGAATCCAGCCTGGATTATGATGTTAATTTTCTGAATTTATCCGTGAAAACCAGGCAAAAGGGAAAGAAAAAGTCGATGCAAACCATTATAAAAGAATCTATATTCAAGTATAAAACTCCGGTGAAGATTAAAGAAGGCCAAAGGGCAAGACTGGTCTATGTATTTCCTAAATTTTCCCTGAGCAATGACCGGCATGTCTTAGTGGAGCTGAACGAAGGAAAAGGAGAAAGGGATTTACTTTTAAAAGTCTCTCACCGGTTTATAAATAATCCTAACTGA
- a CDS encoding bifunctional aminotransferase class I/II-fold pyridoxal phosphate-dependent enzyme/GNAT family N-acetyltransferase — protein sequence MAKIKHNNFLDTVDEVITNATKAGVLHLHAEDSELNGRKIIVNGINSCHFGTTGYLGLEQDERLKKAAIEAITKYGTQFPLSKTYISHPLYARLEKKLEKIYNNLILITKNSTLGHIAVIPTAVEDNDAVILDHQVHWSVQNAAQLLKIRGIPVNLIRHNSLEMLEDRIKKLSGKVRRIWYMADGVYSMYGDYAPVTDLISLSQKYPQLHLYFDDVHGMSWKGPNGSGYIMSMLEELPENILLFGTLSKTFGASGAVLVCPDKKLYRKIKNFGGPLTFSAQLEPSAVAAAIASANIHLSQEIYDLQDTLHERINYFNFLLQKTSLPLIENNDSPVFYIGTGLPATGYAFVKKLMNEGFFVNLGLFPAVPVKNTGVRITVSRHNELEDIKGLVEAMEYHFPKALEETDNSLGRIGKAFNIEINSRNEKAKSTEELSLTYTETIQEIEESSWNQLMGHHTILNWKGLEFLENSFRNHESKEHRWSFHYFIITDQQGNPILATFMTCALWKNDMLSPSSVSKTIEEKRKSNPYELTSRVLSMGSLFTEGVHWYLDEDHPLATQAIKKLLLEIEILSARLDSKMTVLRDFKKEPWLSDLFHQEGFIPIEMPDSCIIDDLSWNNEKEFEERLSSRSRKHFRKEVLPFEDKFEISIHTAPTPEQIQHYYQLYKNVKANNLGLNTFTYPESLFKNMVSHTSWEFIELKLKDLNKVVGIMFCYKNDRGIYVPSLVGMDYDYAREFQVYRQLLYQTIKRARDLNMKRIDLGFSASFEKRKFGAKIIGKHAFIQSDDNYLLEQLDMMRNE from the coding sequence ATGGCAAAGATCAAGCATAATAATTTTCTGGATACGGTGGATGAAGTCATTACCAATGCGACTAAAGCAGGGGTTCTTCATTTGCATGCAGAAGATTCAGAACTAAATGGTCGGAAGATCATAGTTAACGGGATCAACTCCTGTCATTTTGGGACCACCGGTTATTTAGGTTTGGAACAAGATGAACGTCTTAAGAAGGCGGCCATTGAAGCCATAACGAAATATGGAACTCAGTTTCCTCTTTCCAAAACCTATATCTCCCATCCATTATATGCCCGGCTCGAAAAAAAATTGGAGAAAATTTATAATAATCTAATTCTCATTACCAAAAATAGCACCTTAGGTCATATAGCTGTCATTCCTACTGCGGTGGAAGATAATGATGCCGTTATCCTGGATCACCAGGTGCATTGGAGTGTTCAGAACGCGGCCCAGTTATTAAAGATCAGGGGAATTCCAGTAAACTTGATCCGTCATAATTCTCTTGAAATGCTGGAAGACCGTATAAAAAAATTATCAGGTAAAGTTAGAAGAATATGGTATATGGCTGATGGGGTATATTCGATGTATGGAGACTATGCACCTGTCACTGATCTAATCTCTCTTTCTCAAAAATATCCTCAATTACATTTATATTTCGATGATGTACATGGAATGAGCTGGAAAGGACCTAACGGTAGTGGTTATATAATGAGTATGCTTGAAGAACTACCAGAGAATATATTATTGTTTGGAACCTTAAGCAAAACTTTTGGTGCCTCGGGAGCTGTGTTAGTCTGTCCGGATAAGAAGCTATATCGAAAAATAAAAAATTTTGGGGGGCCTCTCACCTTTTCCGCTCAACTGGAACCCAGTGCGGTAGCAGCAGCTATAGCTTCGGCAAACATTCATCTATCTCAAGAAATATACGATCTTCAAGATACGTTACATGAACGAATAAATTATTTTAATTTCCTACTACAAAAAACCAGCCTGCCCTTAATAGAAAATAATGACTCCCCGGTCTTTTATATCGGTACTGGTTTACCAGCCACCGGGTATGCTTTTGTAAAAAAGCTCATGAATGAAGGTTTCTTTGTGAACCTGGGATTGTTCCCTGCTGTACCTGTTAAAAACACTGGTGTAAGGATCACTGTATCCCGCCATAATGAATTAGAAGATATCAAAGGCCTGGTGGAAGCCATGGAATATCATTTCCCGAAAGCACTTGAAGAAACAGACAATTCTTTGGGACGTATCGGTAAAGCCTTCAATATTGAAATAAACAGCCGCAATGAAAAGGCCAAATCCACAGAAGAGCTATCGCTAACCTATACTGAGACTATTCAGGAGATTGAAGAAAGCTCCTGGAATCAATTAATGGGACATCACACTATCCTTAATTGGAAAGGACTTGAATTTCTGGAAAACTCATTCCGCAACCACGAAAGTAAAGAGCATCGCTGGAGCTTTCATTATTTTATTATAACAGATCAGCAGGGCAATCCTATCCTCGCAACTTTTATGACATGTGCCTTATGGAAGAATGATATGCTATCCCCTAGTTCCGTCTCAAAAACGATAGAAGAAAAAAGAAAATCTAATCCTTACGAACTAACTTCTCGCGTATTATCCATGGGGAGTTTATTTACTGAAGGCGTTCATTGGTATTTGGATGAAGATCATCCTTTAGCTACCCAGGCCATTAAAAAATTATTATTAGAGATCGAGATCTTAAGTGCAAGACTTGATTCTAAAATGACTGTCCTAAGAGATTTTAAAAAGGAGCCATGGTTGAGTGATCTTTTTCATCAGGAAGGTTTCATACCTATTGAAATGCCCGATTCATGTATAATAGATGATCTAAGCTGGAATAATGAAAAGGAATTTGAAGAACGTCTCAGTTCAAGATCCAGAAAGCATTTTCGAAAAGAGGTTTTGCCTTTTGAAGATAAGTTTGAAATTTCTATTCACACTGCTCCCACTCCCGAACAAATTCAACATTACTATCAATTATATAAAAATGTAAAAGCTAATAATCTGGGCCTTAACACATTTACTTATCCCGAATCACTATTTAAAAATATGGTTTCTCATACCAGCTGGGAATTTATTGAATTAAAACTAAAGGATCTCAATAAGGTAGTTGGTATAATGTTCTGTTATAAGAACGATCGGGGAATATATGTTCCAAGCCTGGTTGGTATGGACTATGACTATGCTCGCGAATTTCAGGTCTACCGTCAGTTGTTGTATCAAACCATAAAAAGAGCCAGGGATTTAAACATGAAAAGGATCGATTTAGGGTTCAGTGCCTCATTTGAGAAAAGAAAATTTGGAGCGAAGATCATTGGCAAACATGCCTTTATTCAATCCGATGATAATTATTTATTAGAGCAGTTAGATATGATGAGAAATGAGTAG
- a CDS encoding nucleotidyl transferase AbiEii/AbiGii toxin family protein, with translation MGTDQDETIKLDVFYTDHFLQPPLLEDGIRMATLEEIIAIKIDVVQRGGRKKDFWDLHALFNSDMLDLHKNRYPYTHERNTIIENFTNFSQADDDFDPICLHGKYWEFIKDDIEQLVNSWRRSNKD, from the coding sequence ATAGGAACTGATCAGGATGAAACTATAAAATTAGATGTCTTTTACACGGACCACTTTCTTCAACCACCTTTATTAGAGGATGGGATACGAATGGCTACCCTGGAAGAGATCATAGCTATAAAAATAGATGTGGTCCAGCGAGGAGGTAGAAAGAAGGATTTCTGGGATCTACATGCACTTTTCAACTCCGATATGCTGGACCTACATAAGAACCGATACCCCTATACGCACGAGAGAAATACTATCATTGAGAACTTCACCAATTTTTCCCAGGCTGATGATGATTTTGATCCCATCTGTCTTCATGGAAAATACTGGGAATTTATAAAAGATGATATTGAACAGCTGGTTAATTCGTGGCGGCGATCCAATAAGGATTAG
- a CDS encoding helix-turn-helix domain-containing protein, with amino-acid sequence MPTNIITTDDLREFKMELLEEFKKMLNQQSSGTLKRYLKSAEVMDLLQISPGTLQNLRVNGTLPFSKIGGIIYYDVHEIQKLMEENRVFHFDL; translated from the coding sequence ATGCCAACAAACATTATCACCACCGATGATCTTCGGGAATTCAAAATGGAATTGCTTGAAGAATTTAAAAAGATGCTCAACCAACAATCTTCTGGCACTCTTAAACGCTACCTAAAATCTGCAGAAGTAATGGATCTGTTGCAGATCAGTCCGGGTACTCTTCAAAATCTACGGGTAAACGGAACTCTACCCTTTTCTAAGATTGGAGGGATAATTTATTATGATGTCCACGAGATTCAAAAGCTGATGGAAGAAAATCGAGTTTTTCATTTTGATCTTTAA
- a CDS encoding RteC domain-containing protein has translation MVQGTNKMFDEIIREFHNELNSSVVSIPQPLKKADKGIDISNCTLSKLKEIVEKEDFENTPEEIEFFKKIKPCPMSYLIYFSEVRSCEIRKPKAGKNFQYNFFEKELQKINKFFYKNNDFVQYMEQGHEYLDHQLFTRHHRKNYPFIPMINYYQYPEFSSSHDMLWSKIQAMYRLIHYIREAMETLKPGSQEAMLDKKHKVMLWSGSKTSLVELIYALCANGDLNHGVVDISTVTASFEDFFNIKLDNIYKTYSEIKARKGPRAKYLQNLIIRLETKMNQDDEK, from the coding sequence ATGGTCCAAGGTACTAACAAGATGTTTGACGAAATAATCCGAGAATTTCATAATGAACTAAATTCCAGCGTGGTCTCTATCCCTCAGCCTTTGAAAAAGGCGGATAAGGGTATAGATATATCTAATTGTACCCTTTCGAAATTAAAAGAAATTGTAGAAAAGGAGGATTTTGAAAATACACCTGAAGAGATTGAATTCTTCAAAAAAATAAAACCGTGCCCCATGAGCTATCTGATCTATTTCTCTGAAGTCAGATCATGCGAGATCCGTAAACCTAAAGCTGGAAAGAATTTTCAGTATAACTTCTTCGAGAAAGAACTTCAGAAGATCAATAAGTTTTTCTATAAGAATAATGATTTCGTTCAGTATATGGAACAGGGTCATGAATACCTGGATCATCAACTCTTTACCAGGCATCATCGTAAAAATTATCCCTTTATTCCGATGATCAATTATTATCAGTATCCTGAATTTTCCAGTTCACATGATATGCTTTGGTCTAAAATCCAGGCGATGTATCGTCTTATCCACTACATACGTGAAGCAATGGAGACCTTAAAACCCGGTTCTCAGGAAGCTATGCTGGATAAAAAGCACAAGGTAATGCTATGGTCGGGGTCTAAAACCTCTTTGGTAGAGCTTATATATGCATTGTGTGCGAATGGAGACCTAAATCATGGCGTAGTGGATATAAGCACTGTTACCGCTTCATTTGAAGATTTCTTCAATATCAAACTGGATAATATCTATAAAACCTACTCAGAAATAAAGGCTCGTAAAGGTCCCCGGGCAAAATACCTACAAAACTTAATTATTCGTCTGGAAACTAAAATGAACCAGGATGATGAAAAATAG
- the traM gene encoding conjugative transposon protein TraM encodes MKIEKNKIVVVSIVAIVVIFLISYTIMIMNDDQDAPKQLNHAPVPELREEPPSYDSKLDAINDLKEVRETNVPSIYDEKLMDSLGYYDPELPEKEKKRIIDSIYFLGERRASEVQAMASPPTTSPRRTLPRPDTSAIREERKIQTKEMGLEHQLFFASNPTSNKNTISGSTDSEIRVVVDGTQVVRSNSRIRLRLDQDATIGTRKIPKNTSIFGFISFQPNRVLIEIENIKHQPTTLKAYDIQDGSEGIYVENNFREEATTEVLDDLLGEINIPSVPQVSGVGKLLKTKNRNVKVTVLNNYKLILKPGI; translated from the coding sequence ATGAAAATAGAAAAGAATAAAATTGTAGTAGTGAGTATCGTCGCTATCGTTGTCATCTTTTTGATCTCTTATACGATAATGATTATGAATGATGATCAGGACGCGCCCAAGCAATTAAATCATGCTCCCGTTCCGGAGCTTAGGGAGGAGCCACCATCCTATGATTCCAAGCTAGATGCTATCAATGACCTGAAAGAGGTAAGAGAGACAAATGTTCCCAGTATATATGATGAGAAATTAATGGATTCCTTGGGTTATTATGATCCGGAACTTCCTGAAAAAGAAAAAAAGCGGATCATAGATAGTATTTATTTCCTGGGAGAACGCAGGGCTTCAGAAGTACAGGCCATGGCTTCGCCTCCTACGACATCCCCTAGAAGGACACTCCCTCGTCCAGATACATCAGCAATCCGGGAAGAACGGAAAATTCAGACTAAGGAGATGGGACTGGAGCATCAACTATTTTTTGCCTCCAATCCTACATCAAACAAAAACACGATTTCCGGAAGTACTGATTCCGAAATACGGGTTGTTGTGGATGGCACCCAGGTAGTCAGGTCTAATTCCCGGATCCGGTTACGACTAGACCAGGATGCAACTATAGGTACCAGGAAGATCCCAAAGAATACCTCCATTTTTGGCTTTATAAGCTTTCAGCCTAACCGGGTGCTTATTGAAATTGAAAATATAAAACATCAACCTACCACTTTAAAAGCATATGATATACAGGATGGTAGTGAAGGTATTTATGTGGAAAATAATTTTCGCGAGGAAGCAACTACCGAGGTTCTGGATGATCTTTTGGGAGAGATCAATATACCCAGTGTTCCACAGGTCAGTGGCGTAGGAAAACTTCTAAAAACCAAAAATCGTAATGTAAAAGTTACGGTCTTAAATAACTATAAACTAATCCTAAAACCGGGTATATGA